The Paenibacillus sp. 481 DNA window GCCGCGCACGGTCTCGCGGAAGCGCTCCAGCGCATAGGACACAGCCAGTTCGGCTGTCCCCCCACCTGGCAACACGCCACTGCGTACAGCAGCTTGCAGTGCAGATGCTGCATCTTGCGCAATTCGAGCGCGCTCACCGACGACTTCGCGTGTGCTGGCACCCACAATAAGTGTCACCTGCACAGGAGATGGTGCATGAGCATGTGATGCATGTTGCTGCCGCTCACCTTCATCCAAGAACTCACGACCATGTGTCGTAGATGCCCCCGCTTCTCGCCCGTATATTCGTACGCGCTCCAAGCGCTCATCATAGCGGACGCAGCCTGCATAACCGAGCAACGAGCTTAATGCAGACGGCTCTTTGGCCAATGCCGCTCGTTTGAGTGGCTTCGCCCCTGTCAAGCGACATACGTGCAGCACGTCCTCACGGCTGACACGCTGGACAACCATCATATCGTGGTCGAGGCAAAATTGCTCCGCTTCTGGATGAATACTACGCTCCAATACAATGAAGCCTACACCAAGCTCACGCAAGCGCTCCAGCCGTTCAATAAATAACGAGCGGTGAGCCATATACTGCTGAAAACCCGCCTCTGTGGTGAGTAACTGTTCATCCAGCGCTTCCGGTTCCAAGCTGTCCTGCAATACTAATACTCGACAGTCACGGCGCTCTGGCAGCCATTCACGCTGCAACGGCTTCTGCTTGAGCAGAACCCCTGCAAAGCATTCGTTGTCCGCCTTTTCATGGGCCACAACTGCCTCCGCCAAACGAAAACGATCGTCTTGCAGCCGTTCCCAACCAACTGCCCGCCCCGCTTCCATAACAAGACGTACAATATCAGCTTGTTCACGCCCAGCAATATGAACGGCACGAAGCAAGCGCTCATCTTCCCAACCATTCAAACTGATCGAACGTGCTTGCAGTTGTTCCGATGCAAAGGCAATGCCTTGCAGCAGTCCAGATACCACTTTAGCTGCCGGAACACCGCGGGTGACTTGGGCAACGCCTTCCTGGACAAGCGCGCCTGCAAGCACCGTAGCCGTCGTCGTGCCATCACCCACTTCATTTTGCTGTGCACGTGCGACTTGAATGAGCAGTTTGGCAGCCGGATGGGAAACGTCCATCTTGTCTAGGATCGTAACGCCATCATTCGTAATAATGACGTCGCCGTTTTGTCCGACAAGCATAACGTCTAAGCCTTTCGGGCCAAGCGTCCCTTCGACAGAAGAACAGAGCGCGCGTACCGCGTTTGCATTGTTTAGGAGCGTCGCATAACGCTCGTCGGCTTCTTGTAATGGTCCATTGCTTTGAGTCATCTCGACACTCCTCGCTGTTCATTATTACACTTCATTTATTTCAATTCGCTATTTAGGATTCATTCCTCTACACGTTAAGAGGATTTATTTATACCAGCGCGGTAAATGCAGCGCCAACTGTCCCGACAATAAGTTCATCGTATTAATCACTTTCGCGTATTCCATCCGAGTCGGCCCAAGCACTCCGATCGTACCCAGTGTCTGCCCGTCAATCGTATACGTTGCCGTAATTAAGCTGCAATTCGAAATCGCTTCATGGGAATTTTCTTGCCCGATTCGGACTTGAATACCTGTTGGTGCGGAGCCGACTACTTTAATGAGTGTTGGCGTTTCTTCAAGCAACTGCCAAATCGTCTTAATCTTATCGACGTCTTGAAATTCTGGCTGCGACAACATGTTCGTCGCACCACTTAAATAAACTTCCCGCTGCACATCGTCGCCGACTAGCGCCTTCTCTACAATGTTCATCAGCTCTTCGACATGTGACACGTAGTCGTTCATTTCTTGCCCGATTGCACTATACAACTTGGAGCGCAGCTTATATAACGGCACGCCTACCAGCTTCGTGTTGAGCAAATTAACGACCCGCTCTAACTCGGCTGAAGAGATCCCCGCAGGAATCGGGATCGTCTTGTTCTCGACGTGACCTGTGTTAGTCACAATAATCGCTACAGCCGTCTCTTCATTTAATGGCAGCAACTGAAAATGTCGAAGCGAGGCGTTAAACATTTCCGGTCCAAGCGCAATCGACGTGTAATTCGTCATTTGAGATAAAATCGATGCCGTATGCTGAACGACTTCTTCCATTGCCGTTATTTTTTCCGCGAACATCGTCTTTAATCGTTCAATCTCTTCATGCGGAAGTTCATCTGAACGAACAAGATGGTCAACGTAATAACGGTAACCTTTATTTGAAGGAATGCGACCTGCTGACGTATGCGGCTGTTCAAGAAATCCTAGCTCTTCCAAATCCGACATTTCGTTGCGAATCGTTGCCGGACTAAATCCTACATCGCTACGCTTCGAAATACTGCGAGAACCGACTGGCTCTGCCGAACGAATATAATCATCTACAATAGCTGTCAAAATCATGCGTTGGCGGTCTGTCAGCATGCGTATCCCTCCTTAAAAAAGTCGTCTTCGCCATGTCGTTAGCACTCATCAGAGTCGAGTGCTAACCGTTACTACAAAAATACCAAACGGACGAGACCATTGTCAAGTCAGTTCGGTACTTTCAGTACGGTGATTTCATCATCGAATTTGTGTTTTGGCCGTACAAGCAGCCAAGAACAACTTTTTCTGGAAACTTCCCTTTTTCTACAATTTAAAAACGGTCGCAAGTCCGTTCTTTAGCTGGGAGTGCCGAGCTAAGCTTGATATGCATCAAAGCCTAAGCCATACCGAAACCATACCACAGCAAGATATGAAAAAGCCCTCCGTATCAGAGGACTACATCCTTGCCTATATTTTTTTAACAAACTCCGATTTTAATTTCATCGCACCGAAACCATCAATTTTACAATCAATATCGTGATCGCCATCAACCAAACGAATATTTTTAACTTTTGTACCTATTTTTACGACCAATGAACTTCCTTTCACTTTAAGGTCTTTAATGACGCTGACAGAATCGCCATCGGCCAAAACATTACCATTGGCATCCTTAATGATTTTGTTGTCATCATTGTTTTCAGCTTCAGCTTCTAGAGACCACTCGTGTGCACACTCAGGGCAAATCAACAAATTTCCATCCTCGTACGTGTACTCCGAATTACATTTTGGGCAATTTGGCAAATTAGACATGAGGTTCAATTTCTCCATTCGTTAGTTAATTCTAATATATAAATGTAATTATAAACTTAAAATATGCAAAGCAGCTTGTAAGCTTATATTTTGTCATAATCTTAACATATTCGCAAACCTTCTCTCCCCTACTCCCTAGAGGACTGATTGCGAAACAAACAAAAAAGCGAAACCTGTGGAGCCATTTGGCACCGTCGTAGCTTCGCTCGTAAGTTACATTTCTTCTCGTATGTATTAATACAACACTTTCAAAACCGCGATTTCATCACAACGTTCCCGTTTAGGGCAATTCACACAATCCGTCCATACTTTTTCTGGAAATATTTCTTTATCGACAATATGAAAGCCGTTTTTTAGAAAAAAAGCAGCTTCTAATGTTAGCGCCATCACCTTAGGCAGCGAACGATTTCTTGCCTCCTCTAGCAGCAATTCCACCAGCTTCGAGCCAATTCCTAACCCTTTATATCCTGGCAAAATGCCAAGGGATCGGATTTCGACGAGCTCATTTCCTAGCTGGCACAACGAGCCGCACCCCACAAGATCACCATTCACTTCTGCTACAACAAAATGAACAACTAATCGAGCCAATGCCTCACGAGATCGGGGCAGCATAATGCCCTGTTCTGCATATTCATAAATTAAGTTATACAATGCTTCAACATCATCAAGCGTTGCTTTTCTGCATAGGACTGTAGCGGCTGTCATTGTCCTTCCCTCCGACCGTTCACCATAATATATGAGTAAATATACATGATAATGAATTAACTTTCAATTGATATTAAAAATGAGAAAGAAGAATGCCCCATTGAATGGGACATTCCGTGATTTAAGCTGTGGATAACATACAAGCAGGAATTGGAATTATCGATCTTTTTTCTCTTGAGGTAATAGCCAGTCAATTAATGCTTTTAAGTTAGGCATGCGACCGATTTTATCGTTTTCGTCAGCTGATGGGGTAGAAAATTGCGAGTTCGTCACGACATTTCGAAGTTGCTGCGGTGATAATACGTTGTTAAACCTTGCTTTGGAAATCCCTTGAAATGAAGCAAGTGCGCCAGCCACGATTGGCGAAGCACTGGAAGTACCACTAAACTTGTGTGTATATTTGTTGTTCTGACCTAACGAACCTGAAGTAGTCGTCACATTCTCTCCAAACCCATAAGTGTCAACTCTGCTTCCATAATTAGAAAAGCCAAGTCTTTTATGAGGTGGATCTGATGTTGCTGCTCCTACTATGATTGCGCCGGAATCTTTAAAATCAGGGCTAGTGCGGTTCAGCACATGTTTACCTTGTTCATTTTTATAGTTATCCAGATCATTTGATCCATTCCCAGCTGCTTCCACGACGACAACACCTTTATTGGACGCTGTTCGAATCGCTGCAAACACAGCTGACTCCACCTCAACTGGATACAGCCCTTCCCCAGTGCTCGGATGATTGGTCTGTGCCTCAAGTAGCAGTATATCGCCCGCCTTCAGCACACTTGTAGCGCTTAAAATCGCATCAGCCGTACTATAAATGTTAGCCGTGCGGTACTGGGATACCACTTTTGCTGTTGCTTTAGGTACGATACCCACCGTTCCAATGGAATTGTCAGTAGACACCATCTCCCCTAATACAGCCGTACCGTGATCATGATAAGCTTGGTTTACGCCTGAAATAAGTTCAATATTTTGGCTTACTAAATCTTCATGCTGTACATTCCAACCTTGCTCCAAATCTACAATTGTAATGCCTGTACCGTCCCCGCCTTGATACTTCCAAGCATAATGCGCGTTAATTCCGTAAGGCGCTGTATGCAAATACGTTTGGGCTGTAGAATGCGGGTCATTGACATAATCGACTGTACTTGGAGGTTGGACAGGCTTTCCTTCAATATAAGCCGTCTCGACAACTGGAGAACTCGAAATTTGGCTAATAAGCGACTTCGTATCTGCTGCTTGCGGCACTTCGAGCA harbors:
- a CDS encoding TCP-1/cpn60 chaperonin family protein, with the protein product MTQSNGPLQEADERYATLLNNANAVRALCSSVEGTLGPKGLDVMLVGQNGDVIITNDGVTILDKMDVSHPAAKLLIQVARAQQNEVGDGTTTATVLAGALVQEGVAQVTRGVPAAKVVSGLLQGIAFASEQLQARSISLNGWEDERLLRAVHIAGREQADIVRLVMEAGRAVGWERLQDDRFRLAEAVVAHEKADNECFAGVLLKQKPLQREWLPERRDCRVLVLQDSLEPEALDEQLLTTEAGFQQYMAHRSLFIERLERLRELGVGFIVLERSIHPEAEQFCLDHDMMVVQRVSREDVLHVCRLTGAKPLKRAALAKEPSALSSLLGYAGCVRYDERLERVRIYGREAGASTTHGREFLDEGERQQHASHAHAPSPVQVTLIVGASTREVVGERARIAQDAASALQAAVRSGVLPGGGTAELAVSYALERFRETVRGMEAFGIAAVAQALRKPMAQIVLNAGFNPLEKLEEARAVQTATGSDAVGIDCDTGAAMDYLAAGIVDPAAVKLHALKAAGEVAAAVLRIHTIIKMRSDA
- a CDS encoding N-acetyltransferase; its protein translation is MTAATVLCRKATLDDVEALYNLIYEYAEQGIMLPRSREALARLVVHFVVAEVNGDLVGCGSLCQLGNELVEIRSLGILPGYKGLGIGSKLVELLLEEARNRSLPKVMALTLEAAFFLKNGFHIVDKEIFPEKVWTDCVNCPKRERCDEIAVLKVLY
- a CDS encoding zinc ribbon domain-containing protein YjdM encodes the protein MSNLPNCPKCNSEYTYEDGNLLICPECAHEWSLEAEAENNDDNKIIKDANGNVLADGDSVSVIKDLKVKGSSLVVKIGTKVKNIRLVDGDHDIDCKIDGFGAMKLKSEFVKKI
- a CDS encoding S8 family peptidase, whose amino-acid sequence is MNKNNWVRLMLAVLFVWVSIPLGIGHAELTKAAEQPPNVQTRIVIKFKDDVNIPYVDGAEQHVAKLPETTANFMTGTLQQLQLKRLFTALEPEAIQQLQQSAEQNIVKSTAGTATSTIPTQPNLLKYFVLEVPQAADTKSLISQISSSPVVETAYIEGKPVQPPSTVDYVNDPHSTAQTYLHTAPYGINAHYAWKYQGGDGTGITIVDLEQGWNVQHEDLVSQNIELISGVNQAYHDHGTAVLGEMVSTDNSIGTVGIVPKATAKVVSQYRTANIYSTADAILSATSVLKAGDILLLEAQTNHPSTGEGLYPVEVESAVFAAIRTASNKGVVVVEAAGNGSNDLDNYKNEQGKHVLNRTSPDFKDSGAIIVGAATSDPPHKRLGFSNYGSRVDTYGFGENVTTTSGSLGQNNKYTHKFSGTSSASPIVAGALASFQGISKARFNNVLSPQQLRNVVTNSQFSTPSADENDKIGRMPNLKALIDWLLPQEKKDR
- the hrcA gene encoding heat-inducible transcriptional repressor HrcA, whose protein sequence is MLTDRQRMILTAIVDDYIRSAEPVGSRSISKRSDVGFSPATIRNEMSDLEELGFLEQPHTSAGRIPSNKGYRYYVDHLVRSDELPHEEIERLKTMFAEKITAMEEVVQHTASILSQMTNYTSIALGPEMFNASLRHFQLLPLNEETAVAIIVTNTGHVENKTIPIPAGISSAELERVVNLLNTKLVGVPLYKLRSKLYSAIGQEMNDYVSHVEELMNIVEKALVGDDVQREVYLSGATNMLSQPEFQDVDKIKTIWQLLEETPTLIKVVGSAPTGIQVRIGQENSHEAISNCSLITATYTIDGQTLGTIGVLGPTRMEYAKVINTMNLLSGQLALHLPRWYK